TATGGTAAGGTCAATGGGGAAAATCCCATTCCCAACACAGGTCATGTTCAAactcaattgaaaaaaaaaaaaattttcttaaagcCACAAAACTAGAAATGCTTGGggaaaccaagaaaaaaaatttaaagatcTTTGAATAGGTGAACTAGCTGAAGTAAGTATTAGCATGCTAGGAAAGCCCTTGGAACTTAACAAAAACTAGTCAtgtccctttttttcttttttctggttCAAGAAAGACGCTTTACAGGACGGAAGGAAGCTTGAGAATCCGATACAGACCTCACATTCAATATATATCTTCACCAGCATGAACTGGGTTTTGAGGACAAATTAAATCAATGTCAACTTCTGGTATCAACTTTGTACAACTAATAATACATCTGTAATGAACGCTAGCGTTTGCCAGCTATAGCCTATGCTGCGTTTGCCATCTTATTCGCAGTTGTTTGTTTTACCTTTCTAGGATACTTCCTCGAGAGAGCACACGGACAAGAATTATGACTTTTGTGCTAGGAAACCATCGACTATATAAAGCCTTCTTCATTAGCCCACTCCCATGCAAGACAAATCTCTTCTTTCTTCAGAAATTCTGAGACTTCCTAGCCAAGTAAAAATGATCTCCGTTGCCTTCTTTAAAGCTTCAATCACCCTGCAAATATCTGTAATTGCATCACTTTTACTAGCTGCCTCTGCTAGTAACTTTTACCAAGATGTCGACCAGACCTTTGGCGATCAACGGTTTAAAATTCTTGAGGGTGGCCAACTTCTAACATTGTCCTTGGACAAATCTTCAGGCTCTGGATTTCAGTCCAAGAATGAGTTTCTATTCGGAACATTCGATATGCAACTTAAGCTTATACCTGGCAACTCTGCTGGCACTGTGACCACATTCTATGTAAGTCCGAAAATCTTAAATATTTGGTAACTTGGGGATGtatgttttttcaattttcccgCAAAACTGCACCATCTTTTGCACTTCGCTAATGAAGAATTGTACCCTTTCGTGCAGTTATCATCCCAAGGACCAGGACATGATGAGATTGATTTTGAGTTTTTGGGGAACTCTTCTGGACAGCCTTATACCATTCACACCAATGTTTATGCTCAAGGAAATGGTGGCAGGGAACAACAGTTTCGCCTGTGGTTTGATCCCACAACATCCTTCCACACCTATTCAATCGTTTGGAATTCGCAAAGGATCATGTAAGCCCTTTTTATCATATTCATCATCTTATTCATTTTACttctcttttatatatatatatatcttgcaGCTTCGAAGTTTTTCCACTACGTAACTAATTgttttctggaaatttgcttAAATCAGATTCTTGGTGGACAACATACCAATAAGAGTATTCAACAATCAAGAGTCAAATGGAGTACCATACCCCAAGAACCAGGCCATGAGAGTCTACTGCAGCTTGTGGAATGCAGATGACTGGGCTACACAAGGCGGCCGTGTTAAGACTGATTGGGCACTTGCCCCATTCACTGTTTCTTACAGAAACTTCAACGCGAATGGATGTGTTAATGTGCCTGGATCATCAGCCTGTGGTTCCACAAATTCATTGAACAATGATCAGGCATGGCAATCTCAAGGGCTTGATG
The DNA window shown above is from Coffea arabica cultivar ET-39 chromosome 5e, Coffea Arabica ET-39 HiFi, whole genome shotgun sequence and carries:
- the LOC113688017 gene encoding xyloglucan endotransglucosylase protein 1-like, with the translated sequence MQDKSLLSSEILRLPSQVKMISVAFFKASITLQISVIASLLLAASASNFYQDVDQTFGDQRFKILEGGQLLTLSLDKSSGSGFQSKNEFLFGTFDMQLKLIPGNSAGTVTTFYLSSQGPGHDEIDFEFLGNSSGQPYTIHTNVYAQGNGGREQQFRLWFDPTTSFHTYSIVWNSQRIIFLVDNIPIRVFNNQESNGVPYPKNQAMRVYCSLWNADDWATQGGRVKTDWALAPFTVSYRNFNANGCVNVPGSSACGSTNSLNNDQAWQSQGLDAKGRNRIRWVQQKFMIYNYCSDATRFPQGFPSECRGSRF